A genome region from Marinobacter panjinensis includes the following:
- a CDS encoding MDR family MFS transporter — MSDNSVEGLKARYGERWRWLALATVVLGTMATVLSATVVNVALHDIMLEFGIRQGQVHWLATGFIAAMTTTMLASSWLLDHFGVRKTLATAMFFFTLISLLGGFATSPEQLIAARIGQGAMAGLMQPMGMYLVFRIFPRNRRGQAMGIYGMGVILAPALGPVLGGFLVDQLDWRFVMFAPVPVTLAGVFMAWRFLPVPVSRPAPYRFDLPGLVLLGATIGLSLDTLNRLQQLAGQEARILLEGALAVLMLMLFVVRERKARHPLVNVDLLRKPSFVYANLGAMALGLALFGSTYLVPLFVQTSLGFSATQAGLLMLPAGIVLGMTFPLAGRLADRMSARKLVIFGIVLFATSAVLFALSDLQLAFGWLALWTVLGRIGIGFMLPALSTGALNPLAPEQLGAGSSTINFTRQLGGAFGVNIVALTIEFGDHNGGIPTIDAFHTAWWLVAVFVAVAAVPVWKMRV; from the coding sequence CTGAGTGATAACTCGGTTGAGGGGCTGAAAGCCCGTTACGGTGAACGCTGGCGTTGGCTCGCCTTGGCCACAGTGGTGCTGGGTACCATGGCCACTGTACTTAGCGCGACTGTGGTCAACGTTGCCCTCCACGACATCATGCTGGAATTCGGCATCCGCCAGGGCCAGGTCCATTGGCTGGCTACCGGATTCATTGCCGCCATGACTACCACCATGCTGGCCTCTTCATGGCTGCTGGATCATTTTGGGGTGCGCAAAACCCTGGCCACGGCCATGTTTTTCTTCACCCTGATCTCCCTGCTGGGCGGTTTTGCCACCTCTCCGGAACAGCTGATTGCTGCCCGTATCGGGCAGGGTGCCATGGCCGGATTGATGCAGCCCATGGGTATGTACCTGGTGTTCCGGATCTTCCCCCGTAACCGGCGCGGCCAGGCCATGGGTATCTACGGCATGGGCGTTATCCTCGCGCCGGCTCTGGGGCCGGTGTTGGGCGGTTTCCTGGTAGACCAGCTGGATTGGCGTTTCGTCATGTTTGCGCCGGTGCCGGTTACCCTGGCGGGCGTGTTCATGGCCTGGCGCTTTTTGCCGGTTCCGGTTTCCCGCCCGGCGCCCTACCGGTTCGATCTGCCCGGGCTGGTATTGCTTGGCGCCACTATCGGGTTGTCTCTGGATACCCTTAACCGCTTACAACAGCTTGCCGGACAGGAAGCGAGAATCCTGCTGGAAGGCGCACTCGCTGTGCTCATGCTGATGTTGTTTGTGGTGCGCGAGCGTAAGGCCCGTCACCCACTGGTCAATGTTGATCTTTTGCGTAAACCGAGCTTTGTTTACGCCAACCTGGGTGCCATGGCCCTGGGGCTTGCGCTGTTTGGCTCCACCTACCTGGTGCCGTTGTTTGTGCAGACGTCTCTCGGTTTTTCTGCAACCCAGGCCGGCCTGCTGATGCTGCCGGCGGGCATTGTTCTGGGTATGACCTTTCCTCTGGCTGGCCGGCTGGCGGACCGTATGAGTGCCCGCAAGCTGGTTATTTTCGGCATTGTACTGTTTGCCACGTCGGCAGTGCTGTTTGCCCTGTCTGATCTGCAGCTGGCTTTTGGCTGGCTTGCCCTCTGGACGGTGCTGGGGCGTATCGGTATCGGCTTCATGCTGCCTGCGCTGTCCACCGGCGCGCTGAATCCGCTGGCACCGGAACAGCTCGGCGCCGGCTCCAGCACCATCAACTTTACCCGCCAGCTCGGGGGCGCCTTTGGCGTGAACATTGTGGCGCTGACCATTGAGTTTGGTGACCACAATGGCGGAATACCCACTATCGATGCTTTCCATACTGCCTGGTGGCTGGTGGCTGTCTTTGTGGCCGTGGCGGCGGTTCCGGTATGGAAAATGCGAGTATAG
- the slyA gene encoding transcriptional regulator SlyA, with translation MRDQFPFAVARVTRRWRKLLDERLKDLGVTQARWTTMVYLQKGGEGLTQRELARLMAIENPTLVRLLDSLEQQGLIERRPCPNDRRARRLHLTPDGTEFMEVLTERAAKLREEMLEGISDEDIEGAVKVFHKIMENAERQR, from the coding sequence ATGAGAGATCAGTTTCCCTTCGCCGTTGCCAGGGTAACCCGGCGCTGGCGCAAGCTGCTGGACGAGCGCCTCAAGGACCTGGGCGTTACCCAGGCTCGCTGGACCACCATGGTCTATTTGCAGAAAGGCGGCGAAGGCCTGACCCAGCGTGAACTTGCTCGCCTGATGGCGATAGAAAACCCGACTCTGGTACGGCTGCTGGACAGCCTTGAGCAGCAGGGTCTGATTGAACGCCGCCCCTGCCCGAACGACCGCCGTGCCCGCCGTCTCCACCTGACACCGGACGGCACTGAATTCATGGAAGTGTTGACGGAACGGGCTGCAAAGCTGCGTGAGGAAATGCTGGAAGGCATCAGTGACGAAGACATCGAGGGCGCAGTGAAGGTCTTTCACAAGATCATGGAGAACGCAGAGCGCCAGCGATAA
- a CDS encoding L,D-transpeptidase family protein: MIDLSMPLKTLLLTIATLIRNVTAANITALACLLALAGNPATASELPMGAMAEAPEVSEVLVRKEERRLYLLSGEQVVRSYRIGLGDNPSGHKLFEGDKRTPEGEYVLDWRNPNSDFYKSIHISYPNKQDREMASSWGLDPGGSIMIHGLPNEAGDMAFAFLGLDWTDGCIAVSNEEMDEIWQLVADGTPIRIVP; this comes from the coding sequence ATGATTGATTTGAGCATGCCATTGAAGACGTTATTGCTGACCATCGCCACGCTGATCAGGAATGTGACAGCGGCAAATATAACGGCCCTGGCCTGCCTGCTCGCCCTTGCCGGCAACCCGGCGACAGCGTCAGAATTGCCCATGGGAGCCATGGCAGAAGCACCGGAGGTCAGCGAGGTGCTGGTTCGCAAAGAAGAACGCCGTCTCTACCTGCTTTCCGGCGAGCAGGTCGTGCGCAGCTATCGCATCGGCCTTGGTGATAACCCCTCTGGCCACAAGCTCTTTGAAGGTGACAAACGCACACCTGAAGGCGAATATGTGCTGGACTGGCGCAATCCCAACAGCGACTTCTACAAGTCCATCCACATTTCCTATCCGAACAAGCAGGATCGTGAAATGGCTTCATCCTGGGGACTCGATCCCGGCGGCAGCATCATGATTCATGGCCTGCCCAATGAAGCTGGCGATATGGCATTTGCGTTCCTGGGGCTGGACTGGACGGATGGCTGCATCGCGGTCAGCAATGAAGAAATGGACGAAATCTGGCAGCTGGTCGCCGACGGCACCCCCATCAGAATCGTTCCCTGA
- a CDS encoding SDR family NAD(P)-dependent oxidoreductase produces the protein MVRKARNNASGSEHDLQLTALRGMPKNITTYAATKAGLASLAEGLRVELVRARSPIRVSTLYPGYIRTEINEKVRNAPFIVDAATGCKAMVRAIESGKAECFVPSWPWRPIGFLMRRLPVAVLARMF, from the coding sequence ATGGTGAGGAAGGCAAGGAACAACGCCTCTGGTTCTGAACATGACCTGCAGCTGACAGCACTAAGGGGCATGCCGAAAAACATCACCACCTATGCTGCCACCAAAGCCGGCCTGGCTTCATTGGCTGAGGGACTGCGGGTGGAACTGGTCAGGGCGCGCTCGCCAATACGTGTATCAACTCTTTATCCCGGCTATATTCGTACTGAGATAAATGAGAAAGTAAGAAATGCGCCGTTTATTGTGGACGCAGCGACCGGGTGCAAGGCCATGGTACGTGCCATTGAGTCCGGAAAAGCGGAATGTTTTGTTCCCTCATGGCCATGGCGCCCCATCGGCTTTCTGATGAGGAGGTTGCCGGTCGCGGTACTGGCCCGTATGTTCTGA
- a CDS encoding NfeD family protein → MNANRATRSTPSGRLQWWLATFLLGLALALGSLTHTVLAQQDDDSPTGLVLTVEGAIGPATMDYVVRGIRRAESEGAELLIIRMDTPGGLMSSMREMIKEILASQVPVVTWVSPAGARAASAGTYILYGSHVAAMASATHLGSATPVQMGGLPGSEEPPQQQEDAGSGSDQTQQSEESSSGSESEPAKRRGGSAMERKVLEDAVSYIRGLAERHGRNADWAEEAVREAVNLGATEALEKNVVDVVADNMASLLEQLDGHTVKMADGERTLATAGIELTRADPDWRTRLLSVITDPNVAYFLMIIGFYGIIFELSNPGAGFPGVIGAICLVLALFAFQVLSVNYAGLALILLGLAFIVGEAFMPSFGILGVGGIVAFVTGSIILMDGSHQDISLPTIGGTALVAAGFTLWTVIRFIGLRRKHPVSGSEQIVHEHATALDEFQEQDGRYRGHVRLTGERWNAVSQTAVKAGDRLHVASIEGLTVHVEPDPTKETL, encoded by the coding sequence ATGAACGCGAACCGAGCCACCAGATCAACACCCTCCGGCCGCCTGCAATGGTGGCTGGCTACCTTCCTGCTCGGCCTTGCACTTGCACTGGGTTCGCTGACCCACACCGTCCTCGCACAACAGGATGATGACTCTCCCACCGGACTTGTACTTACTGTCGAAGGAGCCATTGGCCCTGCCACCATGGATTACGTGGTGCGTGGTATTCGCCGTGCCGAATCTGAAGGGGCTGAGCTGTTGATTATCCGGATGGACACTCCGGGTGGCCTGATGAGCTCCATGCGGGAAATGATCAAGGAAATCCTGGCCTCTCAGGTTCCTGTGGTGACCTGGGTATCCCCTGCCGGGGCACGTGCAGCCAGTGCCGGCACCTATATACTCTATGGCAGTCATGTGGCCGCTATGGCATCAGCCACTCACCTGGGTTCTGCCACCCCGGTTCAGATGGGGGGCCTGCCCGGCTCCGAAGAACCTCCGCAGCAACAGGAGGATGCCGGATCGGGCAGTGATCAGACTCAGCAGAGTGAAGAATCGTCCTCCGGCAGTGAGTCTGAGCCCGCGAAAAGGCGGGGCGGCTCAGCGATGGAACGCAAGGTACTTGAAGATGCAGTCAGTTATATTCGCGGGTTGGCCGAACGCCACGGCCGCAACGCCGACTGGGCAGAAGAGGCGGTGAGAGAGGCAGTCAACCTCGGCGCCACAGAAGCCCTGGAGAAGAATGTGGTGGATGTGGTTGCCGATAACATGGCCAGTCTCCTGGAACAGCTGGACGGTCATACGGTGAAAATGGCCGACGGGGAACGCACCCTGGCCACCGCCGGTATAGAGCTGACCCGGGCCGATCCGGACTGGCGTACCCGGTTGCTGTCGGTGATTACCGACCCCAACGTCGCCTACTTCCTGATGATCATCGGGTTCTACGGCATCATCTTTGAGCTGTCCAATCCGGGTGCTGGCTTCCCGGGTGTGATTGGCGCCATCTGTCTTGTTCTCGCGCTGTTTGCCTTCCAGGTGCTCTCCGTCAACTATGCCGGCCTGGCGCTGATCCTGTTGGGGCTGGCCTTTATTGTGGGTGAGGCCTTCATGCCCAGCTTTGGCATATTGGGGGTGGGAGGTATCGTTGCTTTCGTGACGGGTTCCATCATTCTGATGGATGGCAGCCACCAGGACATTTCCCTGCCCACTATCGGGGGCACGGCACTGGTTGCCGCCGGGTTCACTCTCTGGACCGTTATCCGCTTTATTGGCTTGCGCCGCAAACATCCGGTCAGCGGCAGTGAGCAGATCGTCCATGAGCATGCGACTGCGCTGGATGAGTTCCAGGAGCAGGACGGGCGGTACAGAGGCCATGTCCGCCTGACTGGCGAACGCTGGAACGCGGTAAGCCAGACCGCTGTTAAAGCGGGAGACCGGCTGCACGTAGCAAGTATCGAGGGGTTGACTGTCCATGTTGAACCCGACCCAACCAAGGAGACGTTATGA
- a CDS encoding Lpp/OprI family alanine-zipper lipoprotein, producing MRKLTIAGFALATALTAGCATSDQGALDEANANAASAEQTAENALNTANSASSAARSAQRTADEALAAAKAAQKAADEANERAKRMLERASQK from the coding sequence ATGCGTAAACTTACGATCGCAGGGTTTGCACTGGCCACCGCACTGACCGCAGGTTGTGCGACTTCTGACCAGGGCGCTCTCGATGAAGCAAATGCGAACGCTGCTTCTGCCGAGCAAACTGCTGAGAATGCACTTAACACCGCTAACAGCGCTTCCAGTGCAGCACGCTCCGCTCAGCGCACAGCTGATGAAGCTCTGGCCGCTGCCAAAGCTGCACAGAAAGCTGCTGACGAAGCCAACGAGCGCGCCAAGCGCATGCTCGAGCGTGCCAGCCAGAAGTAA
- a CDS encoding potassium/proton antiporter, producing MDPILTLIGALMLVISIMLSPLSSRLGMPVLLIFLVVGMMMGEDGPGGLLFDDFELAFLIANLALGVILLDGGMRTRAETFRVGLRPALILASFGVFLTAAGAGLVAWWVFDLHWLTALLIGAIISSTDAAAVFSLLQGRGLHLNERVSATLEIESGSNDPMAIFLTLMLVTMIEAGGASEGWMALVMLVKQFGIGSVVGVAGGFIVVEMANRIRLTPSLYPLLVVAAGIMVFSGTNALGGSGFLAIYLTGVIIGNRPVRMMPMILQVHDGLAWLAQLCLFLMLGLLVTPSELLPLAGGGLILAFALIFLIRPITIMATLWPFGFNRRELGFISWVGLRGAVPIVLALFPIIADIPQAQLIFHVAFFIVLVSLVVQGTTMAPLARKLRLEVPTGEAPYRRLPLDVPAAGDHELMLFPLKGDSWETPKPLGQLRLPDNTAIAGVFRKRTCHQPTPDMEVSTGDVLAMFATPAVLPELGKALSGRHAPRYLAERAFFGDFVLNGDALLGDVEQVYGIEFDELPPELSLAECFARRTKGHPVVGDKVKLGPVTLVARATEADRVTKVGLKMDNE from the coding sequence ATGGACCCGATTCTCACCCTGATCGGTGCATTGATGCTGGTGATCAGCATCATGCTCAGCCCGCTGTCCAGCAGGCTGGGCATGCCGGTACTGCTGATTTTTCTCGTTGTCGGCATGATGATGGGGGAGGACGGCCCGGGCGGCCTTCTGTTTGATGATTTCGAACTGGCTTTCCTGATCGCCAACCTCGCCCTGGGCGTCATTCTGCTGGATGGCGGCATGCGTACCCGGGCGGAAACCTTCCGGGTAGGATTACGCCCGGCACTGATCCTGGCGAGCTTTGGCGTGTTCCTGACCGCCGCCGGAGCGGGGCTGGTGGCCTGGTGGGTGTTTGACCTGCACTGGCTCACAGCGCTGCTGATCGGTGCCATTATATCTTCCACAGACGCGGCAGCGGTATTTTCCCTGCTACAGGGCCGCGGTCTTCACCTGAATGAACGGGTCAGCGCCACCCTGGAAATCGAGTCTGGCAGCAACGACCCGATGGCCATTTTTCTCACCCTGATGCTGGTCACCATGATCGAAGCCGGTGGTGCGTCCGAAGGCTGGATGGCCCTGGTGATGCTGGTAAAACAGTTCGGCATCGGCAGTGTAGTCGGTGTGGCCGGTGGCTTCATTGTGGTGGAAATGGCCAACCGCATCAGGCTCACGCCGTCACTGTACCCACTACTGGTCGTGGCGGCTGGCATCATGGTGTTTTCCGGCACCAACGCCCTGGGTGGAAGTGGCTTCCTGGCGATTTACCTGACCGGCGTGATTATTGGCAACCGGCCGGTACGCATGATGCCAATGATACTCCAGGTTCACGACGGCCTCGCCTGGCTGGCTCAGCTGTGTCTGTTCCTGATGCTCGGTTTGCTGGTGACGCCGTCTGAGCTTCTACCGCTGGCGGGCGGCGGGCTCATTCTCGCGTTTGCATTGATCTTCCTGATCCGGCCAATCACCATAATGGCCACACTCTGGCCCTTCGGCTTTAACCGACGGGAACTGGGATTTATCAGCTGGGTCGGTTTGAGGGGTGCCGTACCCATTGTACTGGCGCTGTTCCCGATCATCGCAGACATCCCCCAGGCCCAGCTGATTTTCCATGTGGCGTTTTTCATCGTGCTGGTATCACTGGTGGTTCAGGGCACCACCATGGCGCCACTGGCCAGAAAACTGCGGCTTGAGGTTCCGACGGGCGAAGCCCCCTATCGTCGCCTGCCCCTGGATGTGCCGGCCGCCGGTGACCACGAACTGATGCTTTTCCCGCTGAAAGGAGACAGCTGGGAAACGCCCAAGCCCCTGGGCCAGTTACGCCTTCCTGACAATACCGCCATTGCCGGTGTTTTCCGCAAGCGCACCTGTCATCAACCTACTCCGGACATGGAAGTGTCCACCGGTGACGTACTGGCCATGTTTGCCACCCCGGCCGTGTTACCGGAGCTGGGCAAAGCCCTAAGTGGTCGGCATGCGCCGCGCTATCTCGCAGAGCGGGCATTCTTCGGCGATTTCGTGCTTAACGGCGATGCCCTGCTGGGTGATGTAGAGCAGGTCTATGGTATCGAGTTCGACGAACTGCCGCCGGAGCTGTCGCTTGCCGAGTGCTTTGCCCGCCGCACCAAGGGGCACCCGGTCGTTGGTGACAAGGTAAAACTGGGGCCGGTTACGCTGGTGGCCAGGGCGACAGAGGCGGACAGGGTGACAAAGGTTGGCCTGAAAATGGACAACGAATAA
- a CDS encoding L,D-transpeptidase family protein: protein MYCKQFTGFFVFWLALVLAAPLQAEAERQASGKELSAEQSGGEVSNKPRVPTFDIEGDLAGELSVISTRYEDTFAAIGNRDSLGYLELVKANPGVDPWLPGEGTRITVPRHYVLPDVKREGIVINLAEYRLYYFTEKGVQVYPVGVGTEDNPSPLTDAEVTMPLESPAWYPPASIRAEYEANGDYLPRMIPPGPDNPLGSHALMLSEKGYLIHGTNKLFGVGMQVSHGCFRMYNEDISRFVYQVSKGTPVRVIREPVKIGLKGNEVWMEVHRPHEEYSEQDRTKVWREVSTALEEFRRKRPGVEVQRMAIELAVDQADGLPRMIGERVTRVANETSETLRNTPDGEEGKEQRLWF from the coding sequence ATGTATTGTAAACAGTTCACTGGCTTTTTTGTTTTCTGGCTGGCGTTGGTGCTGGCCGCCCCTTTGCAGGCAGAAGCCGAGCGACAGGCCAGCGGCAAGGAGCTCAGTGCCGAACAGTCCGGGGGTGAGGTTTCCAACAAGCCGCGTGTGCCGACCTTTGATATTGAAGGCGACCTGGCCGGCGAGTTGTCGGTTATCTCGACCCGCTATGAAGATACCTTCGCAGCGATCGGTAATCGCGACAGCCTCGGCTATCTTGAACTGGTGAAAGCCAATCCGGGAGTGGATCCCTGGCTTCCCGGTGAAGGTACCCGTATCACCGTACCCCGTCACTACGTGTTGCCGGATGTGAAGCGCGAGGGCATTGTCATTAACCTGGCTGAGTACCGGTTGTACTATTTCACCGAGAAAGGCGTTCAGGTGTACCCGGTGGGCGTGGGGACGGAAGACAATCCCTCGCCGCTTACGGACGCTGAGGTGACCATGCCGCTGGAGTCGCCGGCCTGGTACCCGCCTGCGAGCATCCGGGCCGAGTATGAGGCGAATGGAGACTACCTTCCACGAATGATTCCTCCCGGCCCGGACAACCCCCTTGGAAGCCACGCCTTGATGCTGAGCGAGAAAGGCTACCTGATTCACGGCACCAACAAGCTGTTCGGGGTCGGTATGCAGGTCAGCCATGGGTGCTTCCGCATGTATAACGAGGACATATCCCGGTTCGTTTACCAGGTCAGCAAGGGCACGCCGGTGCGGGTGATCAGGGAGCCGGTAAAGATCGGCCTGAAAGGCAACGAGGTCTGGATGGAAGTGCATCGTCCGCACGAGGAATACAGTGAGCAGGACCGGACTAAGGTCTGGCGTGAAGTCTCAACAGCGCTTGAAGAATTCCGTCGCAAAAGGCCCGGCGTGGAAGTCCAGCGTATGGCCATTGAGCTGGCAGTGGACCAGGCTGACGGCCTTCCGCGGATGATTGGCGAGCGGGTTACCCGGGTTGCCAATGAAACCAGTGAGACGCTGCGGAATACCCCTGATGGTGAGGAAGGCAAGGAACAACGCCTCTGGTTCTGA
- a CDS encoding MFS transporter, translating into MTRMVTSLSALILSIVLLVSGNAFLMTLLGIRLSIEAVSPDIIGWILVCYSIGFVLGTLYVHHIIGRVGHIRAFAVFAAMAAVCALLYPMAVSELFWALLRALSGFSVAGVLVVIESWFSSRATNANRGALFAVYQIVFYLSAAGGQLLINVGEPASFVPFSLAAVLLTLALVPLSLTRMDAPVIEQHERLSFFTLARESFTGVSGALICGVMIGSFYALGPVYATLVGLEVSRVSTFMASAIVAAMILAWPLGLVCDRFDRRLVMFWVAVMAGLSAVTVGVFGAEKMWLLTLMVGLFTGLSATLYPIAVAITNDRMESNRIVSASATLLLSYGVGSVIGPVVMAELVAVLGPKGLFFGNAGFLAVLAVITSYRITHTEGVLVADQEHFIPTMPETSAVLAEMDPRNEEFQESREVVEMQEEQLR; encoded by the coding sequence ATGACCCGCATGGTCACCTCACTGTCAGCCCTTATTCTCAGTATAGTACTGCTGGTCAGCGGCAATGCCTTTCTGATGACCCTTTTGGGTATTCGACTGAGTATCGAGGCGGTATCCCCGGACATCATCGGCTGGATTCTGGTGTGCTATTCCATTGGTTTTGTACTGGGCACTCTATACGTGCACCACATCATTGGCCGTGTCGGGCACATTCGGGCGTTTGCGGTGTTCGCTGCCATGGCGGCGGTGTGTGCACTGCTGTATCCCATGGCGGTATCGGAACTGTTCTGGGCCCTGCTGCGCGCGCTTTCCGGTTTCAGCGTGGCCGGTGTTCTGGTGGTCATCGAAAGCTGGTTCAGTAGCCGCGCCACCAATGCCAATCGTGGTGCCTTATTCGCGGTCTACCAGATTGTTTTCTATCTTTCCGCGGCCGGTGGCCAACTGCTGATCAATGTGGGTGAGCCTGCGTCATTTGTTCCGTTCTCGCTGGCAGCCGTGTTACTGACGCTGGCGCTGGTGCCATTGTCGCTGACACGCATGGATGCCCCGGTGATTGAGCAGCATGAGCGCCTGTCTTTTTTCACTCTCGCGCGGGAGTCTTTTACCGGAGTGTCCGGGGCGCTGATCTGTGGTGTGATGATCGGTTCCTTCTATGCGCTGGGGCCGGTTTACGCCACTCTGGTTGGCCTGGAGGTCAGTCGGGTGTCCACCTTCATGGCCAGTGCCATTGTTGCTGCCATGATTCTGGCCTGGCCACTGGGGCTGGTGTGTGACCGCTTTGACCGCCGCCTTGTGATGTTCTGGGTGGCCGTGATGGCGGGCCTGTCGGCGGTGACTGTCGGTGTATTCGGCGCCGAGAAAATGTGGCTGTTGACCCTGATGGTGGGGCTGTTTACCGGCCTGTCTGCCACGCTTTACCCGATTGCCGTGGCGATTACCAACGATCGGATGGAAAGCAACCGTATTGTCTCAGCCAGCGCAACGCTGCTGCTGAGTTACGGTGTCGGCAGTGTTATTGGCCCTGTTGTGATGGCGGAACTGGTGGCCGTACTGGGTCCCAAGGGCCTGTTCTTCGGCAATGCCGGATTCCTGGCTGTACTGGCGGTCATTACCAGTTATCGCATTACTCATACGGAAGGCGTGCTGGTGGCCGATCAGGAGCACTTTATCCCGACCATGCCTGAAACCTCTGCGGTACTGGCAGAAATGGATCCGCGGAACGAGGAGTTCCAGGAATCGCGGGAGGTGGTCGAGATGCAGGAAGAGCAACTGCGCTAG
- a CDS encoding slipin family protein → MNITDLVPYIAPAVVLLLILGSAIKILPEYERGVVFFLGRFQGVKGPGLIIIIPGIQQMTRVDLRVITLDVPSQDVISKDNVTVRVNAVLYFRVVDPERAIIRVEDFASATSQLAQTTLRSVLGKHDLDEMLSERDKLNSDIQEIIDSQTEEWGIKVANVEIKHVDLNESMIRAIARQAEAERERRAKVIHAEGELQASKKLVEAAEVMSVNAGAMQLRYMQTLADMSNTNSSTIVFPLPMEMMSTFMSKPSPKAPKNDSEDA, encoded by the coding sequence ATGAATATTACCGATCTGGTTCCCTATATTGCACCTGCGGTAGTGTTGCTGCTCATTCTCGGATCGGCGATCAAGATCCTGCCGGAATACGAACGTGGGGTGGTGTTCTTTCTGGGCCGCTTTCAGGGGGTAAAAGGTCCGGGCCTGATCATCATCATTCCCGGCATCCAGCAAATGACCCGGGTGGATCTGAGGGTTATCACGCTGGATGTGCCCAGCCAGGATGTGATCTCCAAGGACAACGTCACGGTGAGGGTGAATGCTGTGCTTTATTTCCGCGTGGTTGATCCGGAGCGTGCGATCATACGGGTGGAGGACTTCGCCTCGGCAACCAGTCAGCTGGCCCAGACCACATTGCGCTCAGTGCTGGGTAAACACGATCTCGATGAGATGCTGTCAGAGCGTGACAAGCTCAATTCCGACATCCAGGAGATTATTGATTCCCAGACCGAAGAATGGGGCATCAAGGTTGCCAATGTTGAAATCAAACATGTTGATCTGAATGAGTCGATGATTCGTGCCATAGCACGACAGGCTGAAGCGGAGCGTGAGCGTCGCGCCAAGGTCATTCACGCCGAGGGCGAATTGCAGGCGTCAAAGAAACTGGTAGAGGCTGCGGAAGTCATGTCCGTTAATGCTGGTGCCATGCAGTTGCGCTACATGCAGACTCTGGCAGATATGAGCAATACCAACAGCTCGACGATCGTCTTCCCGCTGCCGATGGAAATGATGTCGACCTTTATGAGCAAGCCCTCCCCCAAGGCCCCAAAGAACGATAGCGAGGATGCTTGA
- a CDS encoding TMEM165/GDT1 family protein — MDAFLASTVAVAIAEIGDKTQLLSLFLVARYASRLPIILGIFVATILNHALSALLGAWIAELIPEAWLPWILAVSFVAIALWLLVPDKDDSGDSAFLGMGAFMATTVMFFLAEIGDKTQIATVVLAARYTETFWVIMGTTVGMLLANIPVIMAGKWLMDRLPLSTARIGASILFLILAVVTLWAALMSL; from the coding sequence ATGGACGCTTTCCTCGCCTCAACTGTTGCAGTCGCCATTGCTGAAATCGGCGACAAGACCCAACTACTCTCCCTTTTCCTGGTTGCCCGCTACGCCAGCCGCCTGCCCATAATCCTGGGTATTTTCGTGGCCACGATACTGAACCATGCCCTCTCGGCGCTGTTAGGCGCCTGGATAGCGGAGTTGATACCGGAAGCATGGTTACCCTGGATCCTGGCTGTAAGCTTTGTCGCCATCGCCCTGTGGTTGCTGGTACCGGACAAGGATGACAGTGGGGATTCTGCTTTTCTTGGCATGGGCGCGTTCATGGCGACGACGGTGATGTTCTTCCTGGCGGAAATTGGTGATAAAACCCAGATAGCGACCGTGGTTCTGGCAGCCCGGTATACCGAGACCTTCTGGGTAATCATGGGGACCACCGTTGGTATGCTTTTGGCCAATATACCGGTTATCATGGCTGGTAAATGGCTTATGGACCGGCTGCCACTATCGACGGCCCGGATCGGGGCAAGCATTCTGTTCCTGATTCTGGCAGTTGTTACCCTTTGGGCAGCCCTGATGTCGCTTTGA